In Escherichia ruysiae, a genomic segment contains:
- the dgcJ gene encoding diguanylate cyclase DgcJ: MKLHHRMLRHFIAASVIVLTSSFLIFELVASDRAMSAYLRYIVQKADSSFLYDKYQNQSIAAHVMRALAAKQSEVSPEQRRAICEAFESANNTHGLNLTAHTYADLHGTLQTASTDCDTIVEAAALLPAFDQAVEGNRHQDDYGSGLGMAEEKFHYYLDLNDHYVYFYEPVNVEYFAMNNWSFLQSGSIGIDRKDIEKVFTGRTVLSSIYQDQRTKQNVMSLLTPVYVAGQLKGIVLLDISKNNLRNIFYTHDRPLLWRFLNVTLTDTDSGRDIIINQSEDNLFQYVSYVHDLPGGIRVSLSIDILYFITSSWKSVVFWLLTALILLNMVRMHFRLYQNVTRENISDAMTGLYNRKILTPELEQRLQKLVQSGSSVMFIAIDMDKLKQINDTLGHQEGDLAITLLAQAIKQSIRKSDYAIRLGGDEFCIILVDSTPQIAAQLPERIEKRLQHIAPQKEIGFSSGIYAMKENDTLHDAYKASDERLYVNKQNKNSRS; the protein is encoded by the coding sequence ATGAAATTGCACCATAGAATGCTCCGGCATTTTATCGCCGCAAGTGTCATTGTGCTGACATCTTCCTTCCTTATTTTTGAACTTGTCGCCAGCGACAGGGCAATGAGTGCTTATTTGCGCTATATCGTCCAGAAAGCAGACTCCTCCTTTCTCTACGACAAGTATCAAAATCAGAGTATTGCCGCACATGTGATGCGCGCACTTGCTGCTAAACAGTCTGAGGTGTCGCCAGAACAGCGACGGGCCATCTGTGAGGCTTTTGAGTCTGCCAACAATACCCATGGCTTAAACCTGACTGCCCATACTTATGCAGATTTACACGGAACATTGCAGACTGCATCCACTGACTGCGACACAATTGTCGAAGCAGCGGCGCTATTACCGGCATTTGATCAGGCGGTGGAAGGTAACCGCCACCAGGATGATTACGGTTCCGGCCTTGGGATGGCCGAAGAGAAATTTCACTATTATCTCGATCTCAATGATCACTATGTCTATTTTTATGAGCCGGTAAATGTTGAATACTTCGCGATGAATAACTGGTCCTTCTTGCAGTCAGGAAGCATTGGTATTGATCGTAAAGATATTGAAAAAGTGTTTACCGGTCGCACCGTATTATCGAGCATTTACCAGGATCAGCGTACTAAACAGAACGTGATGAGTTTGCTGACGCCCGTCTATGTTGCCGGGCAATTAAAAGGTATTGTGTTGCTGGATATTAGTAAAAACAATCTGCGCAATATTTTTTATACTCATGACCGCCCTCTCCTCTGGCGTTTTCTCAATGTTACGCTAACCGATACAGATTCGGGACGCGACATTATTATCAATCAGAGCGAAGATAATCTGTTTCAGTATGTCAGTTACGTCCATGACTTGCCTGGCGGCATTCGTGTTTCGTTATCCATTGATATTCTTTACTTTATTACATCATCATGGAAAAGCGTTGTATTCTGGCTGCTGACAGCATTGATATTACTCAACATGGTACGGATGCACTTCCGCCTGTACCAAAACGTGACTCGTGAAAATATCAGTGATGCGATGACCGGACTGTATAATCGCAAAATATTAACGCCTGAACTTGAGCAGCGTTTGCAGAAACTGGTGCAATCCGGTTCTTCGGTGATGTTTATTGCAATTGACATGGACAAGTTAAAGCAAATAAATGACACCCTCGGTCATCAGGAGGGGGATTTAGCCATTACGTTATTAGCTCAGGCGATTAAACAGTCGATTCGTAAAAGCGATTATGCTATCCGTCTCGGTGGCGATGAATTCTGTATCATTCTTGTCGATTCGACGCCGCAAATTGCAGCACAACTGCCTGAACGTATCGAAAAACGTCTGCAACATATCGCGCCGCAGAAAGAGATCGGCTTCTCTTCCGGTATTTACGCGATGAAAGAAAACGATACGCTGCATGATGCATATAAAGCTTCCGATGAGCGTTTATATGTCAATAAGCAGAACAAAAACAGCCGTTCATGA
- a CDS encoding sensor domain-containing diguanylate cyclase has product MVPMGTQKLKAQSFFIFSLLLTLILFCITTLYNENTNVKLIPQMNYLMVVVALFFLNSIIFLFMLMKYFTNRDIFPTLILSLAFLSGLFYLTETIFIIHKPINDNILIQTKANDVSILYLFRQLSFIFLTALALYCYGRNSILTNNKKKTCILLLALIPFIFFPFLAHNLSSYNPDYSLYVVDYCPDSHTASWGINYTKILVCLWACLLFFIIMRTQLASEMWPSIALLCLASLCCNLLLLTLDEYNYTIWYISRGIEVSSKLFVVTFLVYNIFQELQLSSKLAVHDVLTNIYNRRHFFNSVESLLSRPVVKDFCIMLVDINQFKRINAQWGHHVGDKVLVSIVDIIQQSIRPDDIFARLDGEVFGLIFTELNTAQAKIIADRVRKNVELLTGFSNRYNVPEQMTISIGCVFSTGDTRNISLVMTEADKALREAKTDGGNKVIIHYI; this is encoded by the coding sequence ATGGTTCCTATGGGTACACAAAAATTAAAAGCACAAAGCTTTTTTATTTTCAGCTTGTTACTGACATTAATTTTATTTTGCATCACCACCTTATATAATGAAAACACCAATGTAAAACTCATCCCACAGATGAATTACCTGATGGTTGTTGTGGCTTTATTTTTCCTCAATTCCATCATCTTTCTTTTCATGCTAATGAAATATTTCACTAATCGTGATATTTTTCCAACACTTATTTTAAGCCTTGCTTTTTTAAGTGGTCTTTTCTATTTAACTGAAACTATTTTCATTATTCATAAACCTATCAATGATAACATCCTTATTCAGACGAAGGCGAATGATGTTTCAATATTATATCTATTTCGCCAGCTAAGTTTTATTTTCTTAACCGCACTGGCTCTCTACTGTTATGGACGAAATAGCATCCTGACGAACAACAAGAAAAAAACCTGTATCTTGTTGCTGGCGCTGATACCTTTTATATTTTTCCCTTTTCTGGCACATAACCTGAGCAGCTATAATCCTGACTACTCTTTATATGTCGTAGATTACTGTCCGGATAGTCATACGGCGAGCTGGGGAATTAACTACACCAAGATTTTGGTTTGTCTGTGGGCGTGTTTACTGTTTTTTATTATCATGCGTACACAATTAGCAAGCGAGATGTGGCCGTCAATTGCATTATTATGTCTGGCATCGCTCTGCTGTAACTTGTTACTACTGACTCTGGATGAATATAATTATACCATCTGGTATATCAGTCGTGGCATTGAGGTTTCGAGTAAACTGTTTGTTGTCACCTTCTTGGTATATAACATATTTCAGGAACTACAACTTTCCAGCAAACTGGCGGTTCATGATGTACTAACCAATATTTATAACCGTCGTCACTTTTTCAACAGTGTAGAGTCATTACTCTCTCGCCCTGTTGTGAAGGATTTTTGCATTATGCTGGTAGATATTAACCAGTTCAAACGCATAAATGCTCAATGGGGTCATCATGTGGGCGATAAAGTTCTGGTTTCAATTGTCGATATTATCCAGCAAAGTATTCGCCCCGATGACATCTTCGCACGTCTGGATGGTGAAGTGTTTGGCTTGATATTTACCGAATTGAATACCGCCCAGGCAAAAATTATCGCCGATCGGGTGCGTAAAAATGTCGAGCTCCTGACCGGTTTTAGTAATAGATATAATGTCCCTGAACAAATGACCATCAGCATTGGCTGTGTTTTTTCCACGGGTGATACGCGTAATATCTCGCTTGTCATGACAGAAGCAGATAAAGCGTTACGTGAGGCGAAAACCGATGGCGGTAACAAAGTGATTATTCATTATATTTGA
- a CDS encoding YeaH/YhbH family protein produces MTWFIDRRLNGKNKSMVNRQRFLRRYKAQIKQSISEAINKRSVTDVDSGESVSIPTEDISEPMFHQGRGGLRHRVHPGNDHFVQNDRIERPQGGGGGSGSGQGQASQDGEGQDEFVFQISKDEYLDLLFEDLALPNLKQNQQRQLTEYKTHRAGYTANGVPANISVVRSLQNSLARRTAMTAGKRRELHALEENLAIISNSEPAQLLEEERLRKEIAELRAKIERVPFIDTFDLRYKNYEKRPDPSSQAVMFCLMDVSGSMDQSTKDMAKRFYILLYLFLSRTYKNVEVVYIRHHTQAKEVDEHEFFYSQETGGTIVSSALKLMDEVVKERYNPAQWNIYAAQASDGDNWADDSPLCHEILAKKLLPVVRYYSYIEITRRAHQTLWREYEHLQSTFENFAMQHIRDQDDIYPVFRELFHKQNATTKD; encoded by the coding sequence ATGACCTGGTTTATTGACCGGCGTCTGAACGGCAAAAACAAAAGCATGGTGAATCGCCAGCGTTTTTTACGCCGTTATAAAGCGCAAATTAAACAGTCGATCTCCGAGGCCATCAATAAGCGTTCGGTGACCGACGTCGACAGCGGCGAGTCCGTTTCTATCCCAACGGAAGATATTAGCGAACCGATGTTTCATCAGGGGCGTGGCGGCCTGCGCCATCGCGTTCATCCGGGCAATGACCATTTTGTACAGAATGACAGAATTGAACGTCCCCAGGGCGGCGGAGGTGGCTCCGGCAGTGGTCAGGGTCAAGCCAGCCAGGACGGTGAAGGTCAGGATGAATTTGTCTTCCAGATTTCGAAAGACGAATATCTCGACCTGCTGTTTGAAGATTTAGCCTTACCAAATCTGAAACAAAACCAGCAACGCCAGTTGACCGAATATAAAACGCATCGGGCAGGCTACACCGCTAACGGCGTTCCTGCCAATATCAGCGTGGTGCGTTCATTGCAGAACTCACTGGCGCGGCGTACCGCGATGACCGCAGGCAAGCGACGGGAACTTCATGCTCTGGAAGAAAATTTGGCCATCATCAGCAACAGTGAACCTGCGCAATTACTGGAGGAGGAACGGCTGCGCAAAGAGATTGCCGAATTACGCGCCAAAATTGAACGCGTTCCATTCATCGACACCTTCGATTTACGTTACAAGAATTATGAGAAACGCCCCGATCCCTCCAGTCAGGCCGTAATGTTTTGCCTGATGGACGTTTCCGGTTCGATGGATCAATCCACCAAAGATATGGCCAAACGTTTTTATATATTGCTGTATCTGTTTCTCAGCAGAACATACAAGAACGTCGAAGTCGTTTACATCCGCCACCATACCCAGGCGAAAGAAGTTGATGAACATGAGTTTTTCTACTCACAGGAAACTGGCGGCACCATTGTTTCCAGTGCCCTGAAACTGATGGATGAGGTGGTGAAAGAGCGTTATAACCCGGCGCAGTGGAATATCTATGCTGCACAAGCGTCAGACGGCGATAACTGGGCTGATGACTCTCCGCTTTGCCATGAGATTCTGGCGAAAAAATTGTTGCCCGTTGTTCGTTATTACAGCTATATCGAAATTACCCGCCGCGCTCATCAAACATTGTGGCGGGAATATGAGCATCTGCAATCTACTTTCGAAAACTTTGCGATGCAGCATATACGCGATCAGGATGATATTTATCCCGTGTTCCGCGAGCTATTCCATAAACAAAATGCAACGACTAAAGACTAA
- the yeaG gene encoding protein kinase YeaG produces MNIFDHYRQRYEAAKDEEFTLQEFLTTCRQDRSAYANAAERLLMAIGEPIMVDTAQEPRLSRLFSNRVIARYPAFEEFYGMEDAIEQIVSYLKHAAQGLEEKKQILYLLGPVGGGKSSLAERLKSLMQLVPIYVLSANGERSPVNDHPFCLFNPQEDAQILEKEYGIPRRYLGTIMSPWAAKRLHEFGGDITKFRVVKVWPSILQQIAIAKTEPGDENNQDISALVGKVDIRKLEHYAQNDPDAYGYSGALCRANQGIMEFVEMFKAPIKVLHPLLTATQEGNYNGTEGISALPFNGIILAHSNESEWVTFRNNKNNEAFLDRVYIVKVPYCLRISEEIKIYEKLLNHSELTHAPCAPGTLETLSRFSILSRLKEPENSSIYSKMRVYDGESLKDTDPKAKSYQEYRDYAGVDEGMNGLSTRFAFKILSRVFNFDHVEVAANPVHLFYVLEQQIEREQFPQEQAERYLEFLKGYLIPKYAEFIGKEIQTAYLESYSEYGQNIFDRYVTYADFWIQDQEYRDPDTGQLFDRESLNAELEKIEKPAGISNPKDFRNEIVNFVLRARANNSGRNPNWTSYEKLRTVIEKKMFSNTEELLPVISFNAKTSTDEQKKHDDFVDRMMEKGYTRKQVRLLCEWYLRVRKSS; encoded by the coding sequence ATGAATATATTCGATCACTATCGCCAGCGATATGAAGCTGCCAAGGACGAAGAGTTCACACTGCAGGAGTTTCTTACCACTTGTCGGCAAGATCGCAGTGCTTATGCCAACGCGGCTGAGCGGCTATTGATGGCTATTGGTGAGCCGATCATGGTCGATACGGCCCAGGAGCCCAGACTTTCTCGACTCTTTTCCAACCGGGTCATTGCACGTTATCCGGCGTTTGAAGAGTTTTACGGCATGGAAGACGCGATTGAACAGATTGTCTCTTATCTGAAACACGCGGCTCAGGGGCTGGAAGAGAAGAAACAAATCCTGTATCTGCTGGGGCCTGTAGGTGGGGGTAAATCATCGCTTGCTGAGCGACTGAAATCATTAATGCAGCTCGTGCCTATTTATGTATTGAGCGCCAATGGTGAGCGTAGCCCGGTCAACGATCATCCATTCTGTCTGTTCAATCCACAGGAAGATGCGCAGATTCTGGAAAAAGAGTATGGCATTCCTCGCCGTTATCTCGGCACCATCATGTCGCCGTGGGCTGCGAAGCGTCTGCATGAGTTTGGTGGTGACATCACAAAATTCCGGGTTGTGAAGGTCTGGCCGTCTATTCTGCAACAAATTGCCATCGCCAAAACGGAACCGGGCGATGAGAATAACCAGGACATCTCCGCGCTGGTAGGGAAAGTCGATATTCGGAAGCTCGAACACTACGCGCAAAACGATCCGGACGCCTATGGTTATTCCGGTGCGCTGTGCCGTGCAAACCAGGGGATCATGGAATTTGTCGAGATGTTTAAAGCACCGATCAAAGTGCTGCATCCCCTGTTGACCGCCACCCAGGAAGGTAACTACAACGGGACGGAAGGTATCTCCGCCCTGCCATTTAACGGGATTATTCTCGCTCACTCGAACGAATCCGAATGGGTCACTTTCCGTAATAACAAGAACAACGAAGCCTTCCTCGACCGTGTCTATATCGTGAAGGTTCCGTATTGCTTACGCATTTCCGAAGAGATCAAAATCTACGAGAAACTGCTTAATCATAGTGAACTGACTCACGCCCCATGCGCGCCTGGCACGCTGGAAACGCTGTCTCGTTTTTCCATTCTTTCGCGCCTGAAAGAGCCGGAAAACTCCAGCATTTATTCAAAGATGCGCGTTTACGATGGCGAAAGCCTGAAAGATACCGACCCGAAAGCCAAGTCGTATCAGGAATATCGTGATTACGCAGGCGTCGATGAAGGGATGAATGGTCTGTCCACGCGTTTCGCGTTTAAGATCCTCTCGCGCGTGTTTAACTTCGATCACGTGGAAGTGGCGGCTAACCCGGTTCATCTGTTCTACGTCCTGGAACAGCAGATTGAGCGCGAGCAGTTCCCGCAAGAGCAGGCAGAACGCTATCTGGAGTTCCTGAAAGGTTATCTGATCCCGAAATATGCCGAGTTTATCGGTAAAGAGATCCAGACAGCTTATCTCGAATCCTATTCCGAATATGGGCAAAACATTTTCGACCGTTATGTCACCTATGCGGATTTCTGGATCCAGGATCAGGAGTATCGCGACCCGGATACCGGTCAGTTGTTTGACCGCGAATCTCTTAACGCCGAGCTGGAGAAAATCGAAAAACCGGCGGGGATCAGCAATCCGAAAGATTTCCGCAACGAGATTGTCAACTTTGTGCTGCGCGCCAGAGCGAATAACAGCGGACGCAATCCGAACTGGACCAGCTACGAAAAACTGCGCACGGTTATCGAGAAAAAAATGTTCTCCAATACCGAAGAGTTGTTGCCGGTCATTTCGTTTAACGCCAAAACCTCAACCGACGAGCAGAAGAAACACGACGATTTTGTCGACCGTATGATGGAAAAAGGCTACACCCGTAAACAGGTGCGTTTACTGTGCGAATGGTATTTGCGCGTACGTAAATCGTCTTAA
- the mipA gene encoding scaffolding protein MipA — protein MTKLKLLALGVLIATSAGVAHAEGNFSLGAGVGVVEHPYKDYDTDVYPVPVINYEGDNFWFRGLGGGYYLWNDATDKLSITAYWSPLYFKAKDSGDHQMRHLDDRKSTMMAGLSYAHFTQYGYLRTTLAGDTLDNSNGIVWDMAWLYRYTNGGLTVTPGIGVQWNSENQNEYYYGVSRKESARSGLRGYNPNDSWSPYLELSASYNFLGDWSVYGTARYTRLSDEVTDSPMVDKSWTGLISTGITYKF, from the coding sequence GTGACCAAACTCAAACTTCTGGCACTTGGAGTGCTTATCGCAACGTCTGCAGGCGTAGCGCACGCTGAAGGTAATTTTTCCCTGGGCGCAGGCGTAGGTGTCGTTGAACACCCCTATAAAGATTACGATACCGATGTTTACCCAGTACCAGTAATCAACTATGAAGGCGATAACTTCTGGTTCCGTGGCTTAGGTGGTGGTTACTACCTGTGGAATGACGCAACGGATAAACTTTCAATTACCGCTTACTGGTCGCCGCTCTACTTCAAAGCCAAAGACAGTGGTGATCACCAAATGCGCCACCTGGATGACCGTAAGAGCACTATGATGGCTGGTCTGTCCTACGCACACTTTACCCAGTACGGTTATCTGCGTACCACCCTGGCAGGAGACACACTGGATAACAGCAACGGTATCGTGTGGGATATGGCCTGGTTGTACCGTTACACCAACGGCGGCCTGACCGTGACTCCGGGTATCGGTGTGCAGTGGAACAGCGAAAACCAGAACGAATACTATTATGGCGTATCGCGCAAAGAATCCGCTCGCAGCGGTCTGCGTGGCTATAACCCGAATGACAGCTGGAGTCCTTACCTGGAGCTGAGTGCCAGCTACAACTTCCTCGGCGACTGGAGTGTTTACGGCACCGCACGCTACACCCGCCTGTCTGATGAAGTTACTGACAGCCCGATGGTGGATAAATCCTGGACTGGTCTGATTTCTACCGGGATCACCTACAAATTCTGA
- the yeaE gene encoding methylglyoxal reductase YeaE produces the protein MQQKMIQFSGDVSLPAVGQGTWYMGEDASQRKTEVAALRAGIDLGLTLIDTAEMYADGGAEKVVGEALTGLRDRVFLVSKVYPWNAGGQKAINACEASLRRLNTDYLDLYLLHWSGSFAFEETVAAMEKLIAQGKIRRWGVSNLDYSDMQELWQVPGGNQCATNQVLYHLGSRGIEYDLLPWCQQQQMPVMAYSPLAQAGRLRNGLLKNAVVNEIAHAHNATAAQVLLAWVISHQGVMAIPKAATIAHVQQNAAVLEIVLSSEELAMLDNAYPAPKGKTSLDMV, from the coding sequence ATGCAACAAAAAATGATTCAGTTCAGTGGCGATGTCTCACTGCCAGCCGTAGGGCAGGGAACATGGTATATGGGCGAAGACGCCAGTCAGCGCAAAACAGAAGTTGCTGCACTACGCGCGGGCATTGACCTCGGTTTAACCCTCATTGATACCGCCGAAATGTATGCCGATGGCGGTGCCGAGAAGGTGGTCGGTGAAGCATTAACCGGTCTGCGTGATAGAGTCTTTCTCGTCTCTAAAGTCTATCCGTGGAATGCTGGCGGACAAAAAGCGATTAACGCATGTGAAGCCAGTTTACGCCGCCTCAATACTGATTATCTCGATCTTTACTTATTACACTGGTCTGGCAGTTTCGCTTTTGAAGAGACTGTCGCAGCAATGGAAAAATTGATCGCCCAGGGAAAAATCCGCCGCTGGGGCGTTTCCAACCTTGATTATTCTGACATGCAGGAGCTCTGGCAGGTGCCGGGTGGAAATCAGTGTGCCACTAATCAAGTGCTTTATCATCTCGGCTCGCGAGGGATTGAGTATGATCTACTCCCCTGGTGCCAACAACAGCAAATGCCAGTGATGGCTTACAGTCCGTTGGCGCAGGCCGGGCGCTTACGTAATGGTTTGCTAAAAAACGCAGTGGTCAACGAAATAGCTCATGCTCACAATGCCACTGCCGCGCAAGTGTTGCTGGCGTGGGTAATCAGCCATCAGGGCGTGATGGCGATTCCAAAAGCGGCAACTATCGCCCATGTTCAACAAAATGCAGCTGTGCTTGAGATTGTGCTTTCGTCAGAGGAATTAGCCATGCTGGACAACGCGTATCCGGCACCAAAAGGCAAAACTTCGCTGGATATGGTGTGA
- a CDS encoding D-hexose-6-phosphate mutarotase, whose amino-acid sequence MIKKIFALPVIEQISPVLSRRKLDELDLIVVEHPQVKASFTLQGAHLLSWKPAGEEDVLWLSNNTPFKNGVAIRGGVPVCWPWFGPAAQQGLPAHGFARILPWTLKSHSEDADSVTLTFELTQSDETKKYWPHDFTLLAHFRVGETCEIDLEAHGEFETTSALHTYFNVGDIAKVSVSGLGDRFIDKVNDAKEDVLTDGIQTFPDRTDRVYLNPQDCSVINDEALNRTITVGHQHHLNVVGWNPGPALSVSMGDMPDDGYKTFVCVETAYASETQKVTKEQPSHLAQSIRVAKR is encoded by the coding sequence ATGATTAAGAAAATTTTTGCCCTTCCGGTCATCGAACAAATTTCCCCTGTCCTCTCCCGTCGTAAACTGGATGAACTGGACCTTATTGTGGTCGAACATCCCCAGGTAAAAGCCTCTTTTACATTACAGGGCGCACACCTTCTCTCGTGGAAACCTGCGGGTGAAGAAGACGTCCTGTGGTTGAGCAATAACACTCCGTTCAAAAATGGCGTCGCCATTCGCGGTGGCGTGCCGGTTTGCTGGCCGTGGTTTGGTCCGGCAGCACAACAAGGTCTGCCTGCGCACGGTTTTGCCCGTATTCTGCCGTGGACGCTGAAATCGCATAGTGAAGATGCCGATAGCGTGACACTGACTTTCGAACTGACGCAAAGCGACGAGACAAAAAAATACTGGCCGCACGACTTTACGCTGTTAGCGCATTTCCGCGTGGGTGAAACCTGTGAAATCGATCTTGAAGCGCACGGCGAATTTGAAACCACCTCTGCTCTGCATACTTACTTTAACGTGGGTGATATTGCTAAGGTAAGCGTCAGTGGTCTGGGCGATCGCTTCATTGATAAAGTGAACGATGCGAAAGAAGATGTACTGACCGACGGTATTCAGACCTTCCCTGATCGTACCGATCGCGTGTATCTGAATCCGCAAGATTGCAGTGTGATTAATGACGAAGCGTTGAATCGTACTATTACCGTTGGTCACCAGCATCATCTGAACGTCGTCGGCTGGAACCCTGGCCCGGCACTTTCAGTCAGCATGGGCGATATGCCGGATGATGGCTACAAGACCTTTGTTTGTGTAGAAACAGCTTACGCTTCAGAAACTCAAAAAGTGACTAAAGAGCAACCTTCCCATCTGGCACAATCCATTCGCGTTGCCAAACGTTAA
- the gapA gene encoding glyceraldehyde-3-phosphate dehydrogenase — MTIKVGINGFGRIGRIVFRAAQKRSDIEIVAINDLLDADYMAYMLKYDSTHGRFDGTVEVKDGHLIVNGKKIRVTAERDPANLKWDEVGVDVVAEATGLFLTDETARKHITAGAKKVVMTGPSKDNTPMFVKGANFDKYAGQDIVSNASCTTNCLAPLAKVINDNFGIIEGLMTTVHATTATQKTVDGPSHKDWRGGRGASQNIIPSSTGAAKAVGKVLPELNGKLTGMAFRVPTPNVSVVDLTVRLEKAATYEQIKAAVKAAAEGEMKGVLGYTEDDVVSTDFNGEVCTSVFDAKAGIALNDNFVKLVSWYDNETGYSNKVLDLIAHISK, encoded by the coding sequence ATGACTATCAAAGTAGGTATCAACGGTTTTGGCCGTATCGGTCGCATTGTTTTCCGTGCTGCTCAGAAACGTTCTGACATCGAGATCGTTGCAATCAACGACCTGTTAGACGCTGATTACATGGCATACATGCTGAAATATGACTCCACTCACGGTCGTTTCGACGGCACCGTTGAAGTGAAAGACGGTCATCTGATCGTTAACGGTAAAAAAATCCGTGTTACCGCTGAACGTGATCCGGCTAACCTGAAATGGGACGAAGTTGGTGTTGACGTTGTCGCTGAAGCAACTGGTCTGTTCCTGACTGACGAAACTGCTCGTAAACACATCACCGCTGGTGCGAAAAAAGTGGTTATGACTGGTCCGTCTAAAGACAACACTCCGATGTTCGTTAAAGGCGCTAACTTCGACAAATATGCTGGCCAGGACATCGTTTCCAACGCTTCCTGCACCACCAACTGCCTGGCTCCGCTGGCTAAAGTTATCAACGATAACTTCGGCATCATCGAAGGTCTGATGACCACCGTTCACGCTACTACCGCTACTCAGAAAACCGTTGATGGTCCGTCTCACAAAGACTGGCGCGGCGGCCGTGGCGCTTCTCAGAACATCATCCCGTCCTCTACCGGTGCTGCTAAAGCTGTAGGTAAAGTACTGCCAGAACTGAATGGCAAACTGACTGGTATGGCGTTCCGCGTTCCGACCCCGAACGTATCCGTAGTTGACCTGACCGTTCGTCTGGAAAAAGCTGCAACTTACGAGCAGATCAAAGCTGCCGTTAAAGCTGCTGCTGAAGGCGAAATGAAAGGCGTTCTGGGCTACACCGAAGATGACGTAGTATCTACCGATTTCAACGGCGAAGTTTGCACTTCCGTGTTCGATGCTAAAGCGGGTATCGCTCTGAACGACAACTTCGTGAAACTGGTATCCTGGTACGACAACGAAACCGGTTACTCCAACAAAGTTCTGGATCTGATCGCTCACATCTCCAAATAA
- the msrB gene encoding peptide-methionine (R)-S-oxide reductase MsrB has product MANKPSAEELKKNLSEMQFYVTQNHGTEPPFTGRLLHNKRDGIYHCLICDAPLFHSQTKYDSGCGWPSFYEPVSEDSIRYIKDLSHGMQRIEIRCGNCDAHLGHVFPDGPQPTGERYCVNSASLRFTDGENGEEING; this is encoded by the coding sequence ATGGCTAACAAACCTTCGGCAGAAGAACTGAAAAAAAATTTGTCCGAGATGCAGTTTTACGTGACACAGAATCACGGGACGGAGCCGCCATTTACTGGACGTTTATTGCATAATAAGCGCGACGGCATTTACCACTGTTTGATCTGCGACGCCCCTCTGTTTCATTCTCAAACCAAGTATGATTCAGGCTGTGGCTGGCCCAGTTTTTATGAGCCGGTGAGTGAAGATTCAATCCGTTATATCAAAGACTTGTCACATGGAATGCAGCGGATAGAAATTCGTTGTGGAAACTGTGATGCTCATCTGGGGCATGTTTTTCCCGACGGCCCACAACCCACAGGCGAACGCTATTGTGTTAACTCGGCATCATTGCGTTTTACTGATGGCGAAAATGGCGAAGAAATCAACGGTTGA
- a CDS encoding YeaC family protein, with amino-acid sequence MNLDEIINSMTPEVYQRLSTAVELGKWPDGVALTEEQKENCLQLVMLWQARNNTDAQHMTIDTNGQMVMKSKQQLKEDFGITAKPIAMFK; translated from the coding sequence ATGAATCTTGATGAAATAATCAACAGCATGACGCCTGAGGTTTACCAGCGTTTATCGACAGCCGTTGAACTGGGTAAATGGCCAGACGGTGTTGCCTTGACGGAAGAACAAAAAGAGAACTGTCTGCAACTGGTGATGCTGTGGCAAGCCCGTAACAATACCGATGCGCAGCATATGACTATTGATACGAACGGCCAGATGGTCATGAAGAGCAAACAACAGTTGAAAGAAGATTTTGGTATCACGGCAAAACCAATTGCCATGTTTAAGTGA